The sequence GGCCTTCACACCAGCGGACACGGGCACGGACACCACGGTTCCCTGCGATCAGTCGGTGGTCCGCCAGCGGATCACCGTACACAAGCCGATACGCCTCGACGTCGACGGCACCACGGGATCAACCGGCGTGATCGCCTGGCAGATCGGCTCCATCTGATCCCAGCACACCACTGACGCCCTCCAGCCCACCCCCTGGAGGGCATCGGCCTGGGCCCAAGCGCGGTCTGCAGGTGAAGTCGCCGCGGGATGGCGCAACTTCGCGGGCCCACTGGACTACACGCGGACTTGGAGCAGGGCGAGGACGGCACCCGCATGCGCCCGGGAGCCGAGGGTCGGCACGAGCAGGCGGTCCGCGGCGGGCTCGGCGGGAACCGGACCTTGATCCTGAGTGGACGTTAAGGGCTCGCAGAGAATCAACATGCGGGTTTGATCTTCTTCGGGCGGTGTGTTCCGTACCGGTCGAGCTGCGTCGCTGGAGGCGACTCCAGCGCCGGGCTGTGCTCCACCGGCGCCCGGCGGCTGGGATCAGTCGTGGTAGCGGATGTACCCATTGCGGTCGGGATCGGATCCACTCATGGTGTAGGAGTGGACATCTGCCCGGCTGCCGGCAGGCTTGTACAGGTAGACGGTGTCCTTGTCGTTGTTCCACATGAAGTTGCAGTTGCCGCGGTAGACCACGTTGTCCGTGTCGGAGTCGGTGCCGTTACCGCCGCGCAGCTTCACGTAGTCGCCGGGCTGCAGGTAGTGGTTGGCGGTGAAAGAGAAGCGGTTGCCGGTGGCATCCTTGACGACGTAGCCCTTGAGGTTGACGGTCACCGACGGCGAGTAGTTCTTGATCGTCAAATATTCCTCATCGGTGTTGCCGGAGGAACAGCTGTTGGAGTCGCGGCCGGGCGCGTCGTACTGAACCCCGCGAACCTTGAGTGCCGAGGCGTACTCGGCGGCCTGCGCCGACACCGCAGGAACAAGGGCAGCAAGCGTGCCTGCGGTGATGGCTACGGCCAGGATGGAACGCTGACGCAAGGGGATGCTCCTCCACATTGAATGAACGGTGTTGCATGGGCAGGACTCATCAGAGCCCGCGGCAGTTGCACACCCGACGAGCTGTCACCCATTCGAGTTCGAGGCCCCCAGACAGAGCGGGCAGCCCAGAGCAAGCTCGCCATCTCGCGGCACGCGTAACCATCAGGCCGAAGGCGATCGGCCGCAGCGCCGCCTGCCGGCCCTACCCCGGGCCCGGCAGTTTCCCGTGCGGCCGTGACGGAGCGCCGGCCTTCCCAGTGGGTGCTGCGGAAGGTGCGTGACGGTCACGGCTTGGCTATTGCCGCGACCGGGATGGTTCACCGGCTTGACGGTACTGTCCGGCGCATGAAGCAGTTCCCCTGCACGTTGGAAGCCCTTGTGGTGCGCACCGACTTCTCGGCGGACGGTCCCTGGCATGCTCTTCGGGCGGCGCTGTATGCGCCCAGCAAGGACGGCTTCTTGGCCAACGTCGCGCTCGTCGACGACCGCAGGTACGAGAGTCTGACGCCTGACCAGGCCATCGACCTGATCCATCCCTCGTACCGGCATCCCCTTCTTGTACTGGCGGACTCCACGGCTGTCACCTCGGCCGAACTGCCGCTCCTCGTGGTGGACCTGCGGGGTGATCGTGGGTGTTGCGTCCGCGTGGTGGCAGCCGAGCTGTGGAGCATCGAGAACAACCTCTCGGGCGCGAACATGGACTTCGAGGAGTTCGCCGGTGCCGTCGACGACGACGGTGTTTTCCGGGGCTTCTGAGACGTCGTTGCATGTGGCGTGATCGGTAGTGTGCGGGACATGACGACCGTGGAACGTCTCGTTCCGGAGGGACTGTGGCAGCTGCTCCAGCGCGTAGTGCCCGTGCGGCCACAAGGCGGCGGCAGGCGCGCTATGGAGACCGGGAGGTGCTGGCCGCCATCCTGGTCGTGGCCACCTCTGGCATCTGTTACCGCCGCCTCCCCACCTGAGGCTACGAAAATCTAACCTTCTGGCCGTCCTGGTCAGCGAAGTCGTGATCGGAGAGTCTGGGGGCATGCTGCTGCCGCCAACCCATGGGAAGACCGAGCTCATCGAGGTCATCCGTATCACCGATCCCGCGAGGCACCTCAGTTCGGAGGACCTAGCGGGCGACACCGCCGCCATCTGGGAGGGCGACCAAGCCCAGCAAGGTCTGTCTCAACTTCCTGCCGATCAGCGTGGCCACCCTCGCCGCGGTCCACACCTGATCCTCCGTCCAGCCATGCGCGGCCGGACCCTGCTCCAGATATCCGGCGAGCATCTCCAGACAGCGGCGGCGACAGGCGACACCGGCCCCCACCCGGTCCTCGCGAAAGCAGCTCGTCGACACCGCCTCGCCGCC comes from Streptomyces aurantiacus and encodes:
- a CDS encoding lamin tail domain-containing protein; translation: MRQRSILAVAITAGTLAALVPAVSAQAAEYASALKVRGVQYDAPGRDSNSCSSGNTDEEYLTIKNYSPSVTVNLKGYVVKDATGNRFSFTANHYLQPGDYVKLRGGNGTDSDTDNVVYRGNCNFMWNNDKDTVYLYKPAGSRADVHSYTMSGSDPDRNGYIRYHD
- a CDS encoding DUF6924 domain-containing protein; protein product: MKQFPCTLEALVVRTDFSADGPWHALRAALYAPSKDGFLANVALVDDRRYESLTPDQAIDLIHPSYRHPLLVLADSTAVTSAELPLLVVDLRGDRGCCVRVVAAELWSIENNLSGANMDFEEFAGAVDDDGVFRGF